A genomic segment from Vanacampus margaritifer isolate UIUO_Vmar chromosome 3, RoL_Vmar_1.0, whole genome shotgun sequence encodes:
- the cspg4ba gene encoding chondroitin sulfate proteoglycan 4: MFSFGKRAPKKLLLWLCGLLWWSLLVELASGASFYGDGFVQLKATESSDHNKLRIRFRTSSTNGLLFLAAGQSDYILLELNAGRLQLKLDLGSGEQLLRSERGTQLNDLAWHSVEVNHVKHNVTLTVNKNSHTSAKIPGAHHVLNILDGIYVGGSVGLDRLYLPRDLIGFRGCMEDVVFNEHDLLSSLRPYTGFKTVHEVSLGCSPQFFATEEDPISFFSSRAYVSLPSWNGQKEAVFECVVHTSAREGIVLYSSAKEGDFVALEIQEGLLMAIIGKGGSKTELRSLTMINDRKWHAIKMRLNSKMLELTVDGEMVKSSISSRSKGLQFKGYVFIGGIDDSTRSEVRTVELMSVSGKRMRGGSFKGCMKNIQVSAGKMGLANAVVTKDISVGCEPEKEPVPLTSSSPTSAPESLFFLVTPTPSLHMSTLARGLDRRYGSNFVQVKPLIVEEGGRASLEAKHIKVLLDFKTLGIRQSQIVFQIQDQPMHGQIRLDVDQDQPENTFSMLDLWHERAMYIHGGSEDPDDFFVFSIASSSRKEVPDYLRASKLYRFNITVTPTNDAPELSLPEGNLFVLVENSKKRLTTDVLKATDTDSNYSNLVFTVLGNLNADAGYLEIENNPGTAVTSFSHSDLQELRVYYVHTGVRNSRIVLRVSDGEKVSNTVVLRVMTIALEYKIANNTGLNVNQGEIAEIGSQQLSVETNAVKQAIDIRYDVIEQPQYGELQRLHSSGEWRPTDSFSQRLLEKEGRLRYVSTYREIQTYNATDYFKCKVIVAARATTEIVFPITVNWVRYNLVRNVIMNLDKVRKVTLDSEYLFAAAKGVIVPEADLYFRVLTTPKKGKLLLDATVLTKNSTFSQRDVSDLKVRYELVDRPHEDTLDRFKFHLFSKHAQSQNYDFQFSIKADVNNVFIRNAGLDLQEGESKLITKNELFAETLLTQDMYYTVISSPKHGSLARITQSNSNSSYNNILTFSNQDLVEDRIMYVHDDGETSQDEFTFIASTTQGFKAFIADDEIGSKEGTFNISIQLVNDQKPVRVIDKVFHVVREGQRLLTVEDLRYHDPDSDFDDSQLIYIRRGIPMGDLVLANDTNHRLFEFRQKDLEEKKVLFIHKGVSVGRFVLFVSDGKNFVSSLLDISAQDPFLKYANNTGLLVQKGQSVLLSTNNFTITSNLDIRDDQEVAFKLDDTPKHGRLYRDEIVVESFTLSDLKKGLISYQHDDSKHLADRFNLTVTAKDMHLAARINVKVYLESHQRPPIVQHHNNLLVEEGKPVKIDETKLEVTHEDNVPSEIVFTVKTGPFHGFLRHFVEADERYVGSKESPVKTFTQKDINSGNIQYVQVEPNKVNDTFTLEATNGVTDVGDISMSVDIIPRLIPLQVYNFTVEEGGYKALTKEVLEVNNRHFAGMNFLFNVTEPPRHGHIEHSRHPGVPLTTFSRRQVEHEFIYYVHDSSETLADNFTVVANDTGLRKQSEACALFVQVTAVNDEPPVITANRVLRVWVSSVTAISLEDLRAQDLDTPPEELHFMVTPPSNGHLALKSAPMTPVLNFTQAHIDQGQLLFVHEGAMSGGLNFQVNDGVNFTPRQIFSITARALVLNLVQNRPLKVFPGSSTAISKEELQVVTNDVSSVSNRTITFSVIRHPKLGRLVKKQSENVSVDISTFTQDMVDRKEVMYIQTPIESVGWEAMDAFTLSVASPPSSLESLTFKIDISYENTGPEHNTVLLANTGAQVLEGESVIIDKSKLDATNLMSKLPLPQRSANEVWFQVTSLPRHGVIVVGERNLTKEKPNFSQFIINKYGITYKHDNSETTHDSFAFSAWVNPKGKTAHRPVDDIDVIEESFNITISAVNDQPPVLKTKAPSLTVVQGDTVAIKPDNLSVEDLDNPPDDIVFSVISKPNNGYLALDGRLNESIGAFTQAQINNGSVYFIHDGSPTPGVFYFSVTDGHHKPIYKLFNLDVTKIIISLVNHTGLTLEQGSTAVFLTHDNLAAKTNGRNATIHYQISRPPKFGKLLLDTQEVSQFDQGDVRTGRLAYHMTNLTSAEDSFEFTAFTSEANLSAQVLNVTVTPLIQVGKRVRAPSGIAVKLNSASLDASKLADICSCDPVFEIVSHPNYGKVVRPKTKKWRKSEPLESFTFQDVMQGKFALELNANMTGVQELNDSLVFLLKADNIQPAKGEFHFTIVPYDPADVPTTKSPVAATSSPSQTTTQTPRNAATSPERSTAVIYTQQPSKNQQRFKERSRWGKSNRTSIFSTTLGKPTTGSDHFPFINTPVRVESYPQKSSNPLLVILPLLALLLLVIIFVVLVVYLRHHRRRKQRTDTPREPGLPSSQSDQGQTQRSPAVPTVTVTPLSLTSTGSPALSHLLVRNQRPYNYNTVDSNILVSSWSSDSPTAFSQTVHAATPSLQRNQYWV; encoded by the exons ATGTTCTCCTTTGGGAAAAGAGCCCCGAAGAAGTTACTGCTGTGGCTCTGCGGGCTGCTTTGGTGGTCGCTCCTGGTCGAGCTAGCGTCGGGAG CGTCCTTTTATGGCGATGGCTTTGTACAGCTGAAGGCAACTGAGTCGTCCGACCATAACAAGCTCCGCATTCGCTTCCGAACTTCCAGTACCAATGGCCTGCTGTTTCTTGCCGCCGGTCAGAGCGACTATATTCTACTAGAGCTCAATGCCGGTCGCCTGCAG CTGAAACTAGACTTGGGATCTGGAGAGCAACTACTGCGGTCCGAGAGAGGCACGCAGCTTAATGACCTTGCCTGGCATTCGGTGGAGGTCAACCATGTCAAACACAATGTCACTCTGACAGTAAACAAGAACTCTCACACAAGTGCAAAGATCCCTGGCGCCCATCATGTTCTCAACATCTTAGATGGTATTTATGTAGGCGGTTCAGTTGGCCTTGACAGACTTTACCTCCCCAGAGACCTAATTGGCTTTCGAGGCTGCATGGAGGATGTCGTCTTCAATGAACATGACTTGCTGTCATCGTTGAGGCCATACACTGGATTCAAGACTGTCCATGAGGTGTCGCTAGGTTGTAGTCCCCAGTTTTTTGCCACAGAAGAGGACCCTATTAGCTTCTTTAGCTCCAGGGCCTACGTTTCGCTTCCCTCCTGGAATGGCCAAAAAGAAGCTGTGTTCGAGTGTGTTGTGCACACTTCAGCCAGAGAGGGCATAGTCCTGTACAGTTCTGCCAAAGAGGGGGACTTTGTGGCATTGGAGATTCAAGAAGGGTTGCTAATGGCTATCATTGGGAAAGGTGGTAGCAAAACGGAGCTACGTTCACTTACAATGATCAATGACAGGAAATGGCATGCCATCAAGATGCGCTTAAATTCTAAAATGCTTGAATTAACTGTTGATGGGGAAATGGTGAAAAGCAGTATTAGCTCTCGCTCAAAGGGGCTGCAGTTTAAAGGCTACGTTTTTATTGGCGGCATAGATGACAGCACCAGATCGGAAGTCAGAACGGTAGAGTTGATGTCCGTGTCAGGAAAACGAATGCGTGGAGGCTCCTTCAAAGGATGTATGAAGAATATTCAAGTGAGCGCAGGGAAGATGGGGCTTGCCAATGCAGTCGTCACAAAGGATATCTCAGTTGGCTGTGAACCTGAGAAAGAACCAGTGCCATTAACCTCTAGCAGTCCAACAAGTGCGCCGGAATCGCTGTTTTTCTTGGTGACCCCAACACCATCACTGCACATGTCAACACTTGCAAGGGGTTTGGACAGAAGGTATGGCTCTAATTTTGTTCAAGTAAAACCCCTGATAGTTGAAGAAGGCGGCCGAGCATCTCTTGAGGCCAAACACATCAAGGTGCTCTTGGATTTCAAGACGCTCGGTATTCGTCAGTCTCAAATTGTATTCCAAATTCAAGATCAACCGATGCATGGTCAGATCAGGCTTGATGTTGATCAGGACCAACCTGAGAATACCTTCAGCATGTTGGACCTTTGGCATGAACGAGCAATGTATATCCATGGAGGCTCTGAAGATCCAGATGACTTCTTCGTGTTTTCAATAGCATCCAGCAGTCGGAAAGAAGTTCCGGATTATCTCAGGGCTAGCAAATTGTACCGCTTTAACATTACAGTAACACCCACCAATGATGCACCTGAATTGAGTCTCCCCGAAGGCAATCTTTTTGTCTTGGTGGAGAACTCAAAAAAACGACTCACTACAGATGTTCTGAAGGCCACAGACACTGACAGCAACTATAGCAAtcttgtttttactgtgctcGGGAACCTAAATGCAGACGCAGGCTATttagaaattgaaaacaacCCAGGAACAGCGGTGACCTCATTCTCTCACTCAGACTTGCAAGAATTGAGAGTGTATTATGTTCACACAGGGGTTCGAAACTCAAGGATAGTGCTTAGAGTCAGTGATGGGGAGAAGGTTAGTAACACTGTAGTTTTAAGGGTGATGACTATAGCACTTGAGTATAAAATTGCTAACAACACAGGTCTGAATGTCAATCAAGGAGAAATAGCTGAAATTGGCTCACAACAATTGTCTGTAGAAACCAACGCTGTCAAACAAGCGATTGACATCCGCTATGATGTCATTGAACAGCCGCAGTATGGAGAACTCCAGAGACTTCACTCAAGTGGTGAATGGAGGCCCACTGACTCGTTTTCCCAAAGGCTTCTAGAAAAAGAAGGACGTTTGAGGTATGTTAGCACATACCGCGAGATCCAGACATACAATGCCACTGATTACTTTAAATGTAAGGTCATTGTGGCTGCAAGGGCAACCACAGAAATAGTTTTCCCAATCACCGTGAATTGGGTGAGGTACAATTTGGTGAGGAATGTAATTATGAATTTGGATAAGGTTCGGAAAGTGACACTTGACTCAGAGTATCTGTTTGCTGCAGCCAAGGGTGTGATTGTTCCTGAGGCGGATCTTTATTTTAGGGTTCTCACCacaccaaagaaaggaaaactGCTACTGGATGCTACAGTCTTGACAAAGAACTCAACCTTTAGCCAACGAGATGTCAGTGATCTAAAAGTACGCTATGAACTAGTTGACCGGCCTCATGAGGACACACTTGACAGATTCAagtttcacctgttttccaAACATGCTCAGTCCCAGAACTATGATTTTCAGTTTTCAATTAAAGCTGATGTTAACAATGTTTTCATCAGGAATGCTGGACTGGATCTCCAGGAGGGGGAAAGTAAGCTGATCACAAAAAATGAGCTCTTTGCAGAAACATTGCTTACTCAGGATATGTACTACACTGTGATAAGTAGTCCCAAACATGGAAGCCTTGCCCGTATTACTCAGTCTAATTCAAACTCAAGCTATAACAACATCTTAACCTTCAGCAATCAAGATCTCGTAGAGGACCGGATCATGTATGTTCACGATGACGGTGAAACAAGTCAGGATGAGTTCACTTTCATTGCCTCTACCACCCAAGGTTTCAAAGCTTTTATCGCAGATGATGAAATTGGGTCCAAAGAAGGAACGTTCAACATATCTATTCAACTTGTCAATGATCAAAAACCAGTACGTGTCATTGATAAAGTTTTCCATGTAGTAAGAGAGGGACAGAGGCTGCTCACTGTTGAAGATTTGCGTTACCATGATCCAGACTCAGATTTTGATGACAGTCAGTTGATTTACATCCGTCGTGGAATTCCCATGGGAGACTTGGTGCTGGCGAATGACACGAATCATCGACTATTTGAGTTTCGGCAAAAGGATttagaagaaaagaaagtgttGTTCATTCACAAAGGCGTAAGCGTCGGCAGGTTTGTGCTCTTTGTCTCTGACGGCAAAAACTTTGTGTCGAGTCTTTTAGACATCAGTGCACAGGACCCTTTTTTGAAATATGCCAATAACACCGGTTTACTGGTGCAGAAGGGACAGTCCGTTCTATTGTCCACCAATAATTTTACCATCACATCAAATCTGGATATTCGAGATGACCAAGAAGTTGCATTCAAGTTGGATGACACGCCTAAGCATGGAAGACTTTACCGAGACGAAATAGTGGTGGAATCCTTCACACTGTCTGACCTCAAGAAAGGATTAATCTCTTATCAACATGATGACAGCAAACATCTGGCAGACCGTTTCAACTTGACAGTAACGGCTAAAGACATGCACCTTGCAGCGAGGATCAACGTGAAGGTTTACCTGGAAAGTCATCAGAGGCCACCCATTGTTCAGCATCACAACAATCTACTGGTGGAGGAAGGAAAACCAGTCAAGATTGACGAGACAAAACTTGAG GTCACACATGAGGACAATGTGCCATCCGAGATCGTGTTCACAGTCAAGACGGGTCCCTTTCATGGCTTTCTCCGGCATTTTGTGGAAGCTGACGAACGTTACGTCGGAAGCAAGGAGTCTCCCGTCAAGACGTTTACCCAAAAGGACATTAACAGCGGAAACATCCAGTACGTGCAGGTAGAGCCCAACAAAGTGAACGACACCTTCACCCTGGAGGCCACCAATGGCGTCACCGACGTAGGCGATATAAGCATGTCAGTCGATATCATACCCCGCCTCATCCCACTTCAAGTCTACAATTTCACCGTGGAAGAGGGTGGCTATAAAGCCCTGACAAAGGAAGTACTTGAAGTCAATAACCGACACTTTGCTGGAATGAACTTCCTGTTTAATGTGACCGAGCCCCCACGTCACGGCCACATCGAGCACTCCCGACACCCCGGTGTGCCCTTGACAACTTTCAGCAGGAGGCAG GTGGAACACGAATTCATTTACTACGTCCACGACAGCAGCGAAACGTTAGCAGACAACTTCACAGTGGTTGCCAACGACACAGGCCTGAGGAAGCAGAGTGAGGCTTGCGCGCTGTTCGTCCAAGTTACAGCTGTCAACGACGAGCCCCCCGTTATCACCGCCAACAGGGTCCTCAGG GTTTGGGTGTCCTCAGTGACAGCGATCAGCCTGGAGGACTTGAGGGCGCAGGACCTCGACACGCCCCCGGAGGAGCTCCACTTCATGGTGACCCCTCCCAGCAACGGACATCTGGCTCTAAAGAGTGCCCCAATGACACCTGTGCTCAACTTCACCCAGGCCCACATAGACCAGGGGCAGCTGCTGTTTGTGCATGAAG GTGCCATGTCTGGGGGGTTGAACTTCCAAGTCAATGACGGTGTAAATTTTACTCCCAGACAGATCTTTAGCATCACTGCAAGAGCCTTGGTCCTCAATTTGGTGCAAAATCGCCCCCTTAAGGTATTTCCAG ggtCTTCAACGGCAATTTCAAAAGAGGAATTGCAAGTAGTAACCAACGATGTCAGCAGTGTTTCTAACCGCACAATTACATTCAGTGTAATCCGACATCCTAAACTGGGGCGCCTGGTGAAGAAGCAGTCTGAAAACGTCTCAGTTGACATTTCAACTTTCACGCAAGATATG GTGGATCGGAAAGAGGTCATGTACATTCAAACCCCTATTGAGTCAGTGGGCTGGGAAGCTATGGACGCATTTACCTTATCTGTGGCTTCACCACCTTCATCTCTGGAGAGTCTGACCTTCAAGATTGATATCTCCTATGAGAATACAGGACCTGAACATAACACAGTCCTTTTGGCTAACACAG GTGCTCAAGTACTGGAAGGAGAGAGCGTCATTATTGACAAGTCCAAGCTTGACGCAACGAACCTGATGTCTAAGCTGCCATTGCCTCAGCGGAGCGCCAATGAAGTCTGGTTCCAGGTGACGTCATTGCCACGGCATGGCGTCATCGTCGTGGGCGAAAGAAACCTCACGAAGGAGAAACCCAATTTCTCTCAATTCATCATCAACAAATACGGCATCACCTACAAGCACGACAACTCTGAGACAACTCACGATTCATTCGCCTTCAGCGCATGGGTAAACCCAAAGGGCAAAACGGCTCACAGGCCCGTGGATGACATTGATGTTATCGAAGAGTCTTTCAACATTACGATCTCTGCTGTGAATGACCAGCCACCCGTGTTGAAGACTAAAGCACCCAGTCTGACTGTGGTACAAGGAGATACCGTAGCCATTAAGCCGGACAACCTCAGTGTGGAAGACTTAGACAATCCCCCTGATGATATTGTCTTCTCTGTGATTAGCAAGCCAAATAACGGATACCTAGCGCTTGACGGAAGATTGAATGAATCGATTGGAGCCTTCACTCAAGCCCAGATCAACAATGGAAGTGTTTATTTTATCCATGATGGTAGCCCGACCCCAGGCGTGTTTTATTTCAGTGTGACGGATGGCCACCATAAGCCAATTTACAAACTCTTCAACCTAGATGTGACAAAGATCATCATCTCCCTGGTCAACCACACAGGGTTGACACTCGAACAAGGCAGCACGGCGGTTTTTCTAACACACGACAACCTTGCGGCCAAGACAAATGGCAGGAACGCCACAATTCACTACCAGATTTCAAGACCACCAAAGTTTGGCAAACTTCTACTGGACACCCAAGAGGTATCACAGTTTGATCAGGGAGATGTACGGACAGGACGTCTTGCTTACCACATGACCAATCTTACGTCTGCGGAAGACAGCTTCGAGTTCACAGCCTTCACTTCCGAGGCCAATCTGAGCGCACAAGTGCTAAATGTCACAGTCACTCCTCTGATCCAGGTTGGCAAACGTGTTAGGGCACCCAGTGGGATTGCTGTCAAACTGAACTCCGCTTCCCTTGATGCTTCTAAACTAGCTGATATTTGTAGCTGTGACCCTGTGTTTGAAATTGTGTCACACCCCAATTACGGGAAAGTGGTTCGGCCAAAGACTAAAAAGTGGCGGAAATCTGAACCTCTTGAGTCTTTCACTTTCCAGGATGTTATGCAAGGAAAATTCGCCTTGGAGTTGAATGCCAACATGACGGGAGTTCAAGAGTTAAACGACTCACTGGTGTTTTTACTGAAAGCTGATAACATCCAACCTGCTAAAGGGGAGTTCCATTTTACCATTGTGCCATATGATCCCGCGGATGTTCCGACCACAAAAAGTCCTGTGGCCGCAACATCATCTCCCTCTCAGACAACAACCCAGACTCCGAGAAATGCAGCCACTTCACCAGAGCGCTCCACAGCTGTCATTTACACCCAGCAGCCAAGCAAAAACCAACAAAGGTTCAAAGAACGCAGCCGCTGGGGGAAGTCCAATCGAACGAGCATTTTCAGCACAACTCTTGGTAAACCGACCACAGGATCCGATCATTTCCCCTTCATCAACACGCCCGTTCGTGTAGAATCCTACCCGCAAAAAAGCTCCAACCCTCTTCTGGTTATCTTACCTCTGCTCGCTCTGCTGCTGCTTGTGATCATTTTCGTGGTGCTTGTTGTTTACCTTCGACACCACCGCCGACGGAAGCAGAGGACCGACACGCCAAGGGAGCCCGGTCTTCCAAGCAGCCAGTCGGACCAGGGCCAGACCCAGAGGAGCCCCGCCGTTCCGACTGTCACTGTCACCCCATTGAGCCTCACCAGCACAGGTAGCCCTGCTCTCAGTCACTTACTGGTACGGAACCAGCGACCGTACAATTATAACACTGTCGATTCCAACATTCTTGTAAGCTCTTGGAGCAGTGATTCTCCcactgcattttcacaaacGGTCCACGCTGCCACTCCCTCTCTTCAAAGGAATCAGTATTGGGTTTGA
- the LOC144048375 gene encoding uncharacterized protein LOC144048375 isoform X2, producing MFVGLPYSISLTAQLMLGWPTKPGYKKYLEAVKPRRIYRITRAVLESLKCLQYGRLYLELKSWYENDKNRMYYEKGITFGRRGNKLDLYHPPRLSEDKAAPLPLVVFVYGGAWCSGERYTYCLLARHLTKELNATVICPDYTTYPKMNVLGMVQDIADCLIWAQESGSLFNFDKDNIVLIGHSAGAHLCALTTLFLIDAKEELFIEASKQQRLASMIKGVIGLSGVYNIMEHYQHEQKRGVEYVSPMHKAMNGVQNFPFYSPTHLLETFDQEKLSRVPPFTLIHGIRDIMTPAEASVKFSELLTSLSVKASLYLLPAVDHMEMITDLMEAKRRFYPTIYSCIKHKFMELVEVS from the exons ATGTTTGTGGGTCTCCCATATTCCATCTCTCTGACTGCCCAGTTGATGCTTGGCTGGCCCACCAAACCAGGCTATAAAAAGTACCTAGAAGCTGTAAAACCGAG ACGAATTTACCGTATTACAAGAGCTGTGTTGGAGTCACTGAAATGCTTGCAATATGGGAGACTTTACTTAGAGCTGAAGTCATGGTACGAGAATGACAAGAACAGGATGTATTATGAAAAG GGTATCACGTTTGGTCGCCGTGGGAACAAGCTTGACCTGTACCACCCTCCCCGGTTGTCTGAAGATAAGGCAGCGCCACTGCCCCTTGTGGTATTTGTCTACGGCGGTGCTTGGTGCTCCGGAGAACGATACACTTACTGTCTGCTGGCCCGACACCTGACCAAAGAACTCAATGCAACTGTCATCTGTCCTGACTATACTACTTATCCAAAG ATGAACGTTTTAGGGATGGTGCAAGATATTGCAGACTGCCTGATTTGGGCTCAAGAGAGTGGCTCGCTGTtcaattttgacaaa GACAACATTGTTTTAATCGGCCATTCGGCGGGTGCGCATCTTTGCGCACTGACCACGCTGTTTCTCATCGACGCAAAGGAAGAGCTTTTCATTGAAGCGAGCAAACAGCAGCGCCTTGCGTCGATGATTAAAGGAGTCATCG GTCTCAGTGGCGTGTATAACATCATGGAACACTACCAGCACGAGCAGAAGCGAGGAGTGGAGTATGTCTCGCCCATGCATAAAGCCATGAATGGAGTGCAGAACTTCCCGTTCTACTCACCCACACACTTGCTGGAGACGTTCGACCAGGAAAAACTGAGCAG AGTGCCACCATTCACTTTGATCCACGGGATCAGGGACATCATGACTCCGGCGGAAGCTTCCGTCAAGTTCTCTGAGCTACTCACCTCACTGTCCGTGAAGGCGTCGCTCTACTTGTTGCCTGCTGTCGACCACATGGAGATGATCACTGACCTCATGGAGGCCAAGCGACGCTTCTATCCTACTATCTACAGTTGTATTAAACACAAGTTCATGGAACTTGTGGAAGTCAGCTAA
- the LOC144048375 gene encoding uncharacterized protein LOC144048375 isoform X1 gives MSGFNYHLWLPVVVGVMFVGLPYSISLTAQLMLGWPTKPGYKKYLEAVKPRRIYRITRAVLESLKCLQYGRLYLELKSWYENDKNRMYYEKGITFGRRGNKLDLYHPPRLSEDKAAPLPLVVFVYGGAWCSGERYTYCLLARHLTKELNATVICPDYTTYPKMNVLGMVQDIADCLIWAQESGSLFNFDKDNIVLIGHSAGAHLCALTTLFLIDAKEELFIEASKQQRLASMIKGVIGLSGVYNIMEHYQHEQKRGVEYVSPMHKAMNGVQNFPFYSPTHLLETFDQEKLSRVPPFTLIHGIRDIMTPAEASVKFSELLTSLSVKASLYLLPAVDHMEMITDLMEAKRRFYPTIYSCIKHKFMELVEVS, from the exons AT gTCAGGGTTCAATTACCACCTGTGGTTGCCAGTGGTTGTGGGCGTCATGTTTGTGGGTCTCCCATATTCCATCTCTCTGACTGCCCAGTTGATGCTTGGCTGGCCCACCAAACCAGGCTATAAAAAGTACCTAGAAGCTGTAAAACCGAG ACGAATTTACCGTATTACAAGAGCTGTGTTGGAGTCACTGAAATGCTTGCAATATGGGAGACTTTACTTAGAGCTGAAGTCATGGTACGAGAATGACAAGAACAGGATGTATTATGAAAAG GGTATCACGTTTGGTCGCCGTGGGAACAAGCTTGACCTGTACCACCCTCCCCGGTTGTCTGAAGATAAGGCAGCGCCACTGCCCCTTGTGGTATTTGTCTACGGCGGTGCTTGGTGCTCCGGAGAACGATACACTTACTGTCTGCTGGCCCGACACCTGACCAAAGAACTCAATGCAACTGTCATCTGTCCTGACTATACTACTTATCCAAAG ATGAACGTTTTAGGGATGGTGCAAGATATTGCAGACTGCCTGATTTGGGCTCAAGAGAGTGGCTCGCTGTtcaattttgacaaa GACAACATTGTTTTAATCGGCCATTCGGCGGGTGCGCATCTTTGCGCACTGACCACGCTGTTTCTCATCGACGCAAAGGAAGAGCTTTTCATTGAAGCGAGCAAACAGCAGCGCCTTGCGTCGATGATTAAAGGAGTCATCG GTCTCAGTGGCGTGTATAACATCATGGAACACTACCAGCACGAGCAGAAGCGAGGAGTGGAGTATGTCTCGCCCATGCATAAAGCCATGAATGGAGTGCAGAACTTCCCGTTCTACTCACCCACACACTTGCTGGAGACGTTCGACCAGGAAAAACTGAGCAG AGTGCCACCATTCACTTTGATCCACGGGATCAGGGACATCATGACTCCGGCGGAAGCTTCCGTCAAGTTCTCTGAGCTACTCACCTCACTGTCCGTGAAGGCGTCGCTCTACTTGTTGCCTGCTGTCGACCACATGGAGATGATCACTGACCTCATGGAGGCCAAGCGACGCTTCTATCCTACTATCTACAGTTGTATTAAACACAAGTTCATGGAACTTGTGGAAGTCAGCTAA